Proteins encoded by one window of Nocardia goodfellowii:
- a CDS encoding TIGR03617 family F420-dependent LLM class oxidoreductase — protein sequence MKIDLQLNGRPDQAVLRATELIACGADGLFTFEGAHDVFLPLTLASTAAEPVDLMTNVAIALPRSPVHLAHAAYDLHLLSRGRFRLGLGSQTRAHIDKRYGGQWSRPAARMRETVLAIRAILGSWQNGTPLRFEGEFTRHTLMPPTFDPGPNPFGLPQICLGALGPIMTRTAAEVADGLLVMPFNSTRHFAERTRPAIEEGLARAGRDAAELAIYPQVIVAMGRTPSELAAAAVGARRLLAFYGSTPAYRPVLEVEGWGKLQPELNALSKYGRVTAMTELIDERMLRTLAVYGTPEECAAEIVTRFGAVADRICCYFPGYDPADTHVRDLVAELQAA from the coding sequence ATGAAAATCGACCTCCAGCTGAACGGTCGACCTGACCAAGCCGTGTTGCGCGCAACCGAATTGATCGCATGTGGCGCCGACGGCCTGTTCACCTTCGAGGGTGCACACGACGTCTTTTTGCCCCTGACTCTGGCGTCGACCGCTGCCGAACCTGTCGACCTGATGACGAATGTCGCCATCGCCCTGCCGCGCAGTCCGGTGCATCTGGCGCACGCTGCCTATGATCTGCACCTGCTGAGCCGCGGCCGGTTCCGGCTCGGGCTCGGTTCCCAGACCCGCGCGCACATCGACAAGCGCTACGGCGGCCAGTGGTCGCGACCCGCGGCGCGGATGCGGGAGACGGTGCTGGCGATCAGGGCCATCCTCGGTTCCTGGCAGAACGGCACACCGCTTCGCTTCGAAGGCGAATTCACTCGGCACACGCTGATGCCGCCGACCTTCGACCCCGGACCCAATCCCTTTGGCCTGCCGCAGATCTGCCTCGGCGCGCTCGGCCCGATCATGACCAGAACGGCGGCCGAGGTGGCCGACGGTCTGCTGGTGATGCCGTTCAACAGCACCCGGCATTTCGCCGAGCGCACTCGCCCCGCCATCGAGGAGGGCCTCGCGCGAGCCGGTCGCGACGCCGCGGAGCTGGCGATCTATCCCCAGGTGATCGTCGCGATGGGCCGCACGCCCAGCGAACTGGCAGCGGCCGCTGTGGGCGCTCGCCGCTTGCTCGCCTTCTACGGGTCGACGCCCGCCTATCGCCCGGTCCTCGAGGTCGAGGGCTGGGGGAAGTTGCAACCCGAACTGAATGCGCTGTCCAAATATGGTCGCGTGACAGCGATGACCGAGCTGATCGACGAGCGGATGCTCCGGACGCTGGCCGTCTACGGCACACCGGAGGAATGCGCCGCCGAAATCGTGACGCGCTTCGGTGCCGTCGCCGACCGAATATGTTGCTACTTCCCGGGCTACGACCCAGCCGATACGCACGTCAGGGACCTGGTCGCCGAATTGCAGGCCGCGTGA
- a CDS encoding enoyl-CoA hydratase/isomerase family protein — protein MNGVRIEIADGVAVVTLNRPERRNAFTADMGRALGRAYRDLDADDAVRVIVLTGAAPAFCAGADLGDGAATFEKPGGPAFSASPVDPPAFALRKLVIAAVNGHAIGIGMTLAMQADIRVVAADARYAIPQVRLGVVPDAMAHWTVAKVAGMSVAADILLSGRTFDGAEAVRLGLARHCLPAAEVLPAALAIATDIAVNVAPMSAALSKRLLWDTAIHGYDPTRVADLETESHLRVMGSPDAAEGIRARIDHREPVWSARLSSDWRDLPQA, from the coding sequence GTGAACGGCGTGCGGATCGAGATCGCCGACGGAGTAGCCGTGGTGACGTTGAACCGCCCGGAACGCCGCAACGCCTTCACCGCGGACATGGGCCGCGCACTCGGGCGCGCCTATCGCGATCTGGATGCCGATGACGCGGTCCGGGTCATCGTGCTGACCGGTGCCGCACCCGCGTTCTGCGCGGGCGCGGATCTGGGCGACGGGGCCGCAACGTTCGAAAAGCCCGGCGGCCCGGCATTTTCCGCGTCCCCGGTCGACCCGCCCGCGTTCGCGCTGCGCAAGCTGGTGATCGCCGCGGTGAACGGGCACGCGATCGGCATCGGGATGACCCTGGCGATGCAGGCCGACATCCGTGTGGTCGCCGCCGACGCGCGCTATGCGATTCCCCAGGTGCGCCTCGGCGTCGTGCCCGACGCGATGGCGCACTGGACGGTGGCGAAGGTGGCGGGGATGTCGGTCGCGGCCGACATCTTGTTGTCCGGGCGGACTTTCGATGGTGCCGAAGCGGTGCGGCTCGGCCTTGCCCGCCACTGCCTGCCCGCCGCCGAGGTACTGCCCGCCGCGCTCGCTATAGCCACGGACATAGCCGTCAATGTGGCGCCGATGTCCGCGGCCTTGAGCAAAAGACTGCTGTGGGACACCGCGATCCACGGCTACGACCCCACCCGGGTCGCCGACCTCGAAACCGAATCGCATCTGCGGGTCATGGGCAGCCCCGACGCCGCGGAAGGCATTCGAGCCCGAATCGATCACCGTGAACCGGTGTGGTCGGCCCGGCTGTCGAGCGATTGGCGGGACCTGCCGCAGGCGTGA